In a single window of the Pseudomonadota bacterium genome:
- a CDS encoding acetyl-CoA carboxylase carboxyltransferase subunit alpha — protein MHNPLDFEKPVTELESKIEELRHLSSSTDVNIAEEITRLQKKSSKLLHSLYSSLTPWQTVQVARHPNRPHFFDYVRALIDDFTPLAGDRLFGEDAAIIGGLGRFKGQSVVVLGQEKGNDTESRLKHGFGMPRPEGYRKAQRLMKLANHYRLPLITLVDTAGASPVTEAEERGQAEAIARCIDVSLELEIPIITLIIGEGGSGGAIAIATANKVFMLQNSIYSVISPEGCASILWRSRDKREEAAAALKLKANDLLKLGVIDGIIPEPLGGAHRNPSEVFDSVSQTLEETLHELLRYSPSVLKKMRQEKYIEIGSISL, from the coding sequence ATGCATAACCCGCTTGACTTTGAAAAGCCCGTTACGGAACTTGAAAGCAAAATTGAAGAGTTGCGACATCTTTCAAGCAGCACAGATGTTAATATTGCCGAAGAAATCACAAGGCTTCAAAAAAAATCTTCCAAACTTCTCCACTCCCTTTATTCCTCTTTAACACCTTGGCAAACTGTTCAGGTTGCGCGTCACCCAAATCGCCCTCATTTTTTTGATTATGTGAGAGCCCTTATCGACGATTTTACGCCTCTTGCGGGTGATCGTCTTTTTGGAGAAGACGCAGCTATTATTGGTGGACTCGGGCGCTTTAAAGGCCAAAGTGTCGTTGTCCTCGGTCAAGAAAAAGGAAATGATACCGAATCTCGGCTGAAGCATGGTTTTGGGATGCCCAGGCCCGAAGGATATCGCAAAGCACAACGCCTCATGAAACTTGCGAATCATTATCGACTTCCCCTCATAACACTCGTTGATACTGCTGGAGCTTCTCCTGTCACTGAAGCAGAAGAAAGAGGGCAAGCTGAAGCTATTGCGCGGTGTATTGATGTTTCTTTAGAATTAGAAATTCCCATCATTACGCTTATTATTGGAGAAGGAGGATCTGGAGGCGCCATTGCTATTGCAACGGCTAATAAAGTCTTTATGCTCCAAAATTCAATTTATTCTGTTATTTCTCCTGAAGGATGCGCATCTATTCTTTGGCGAAGCCGTGATAAACGTGAGGAAGCTGCAGCTGCTTTAAAACTCAAAGCAAACGACCTTTTAAAACTTGGTGTTATTGATGGCATTATTCCAGAACCTCTCGGAGGCGCTCATCGGAATCCATCAGAAGTTTTTGATTCTGTTTCCCAAACGCTTGAAGAAACTCTTCACGAGCTTCTTCGTTACTCACCCTCCGTATTGAAAAAAATGCGCCAAGAGAAATATATCGAAATAGGCTCTATTTCTCTTTAA
- a CDS encoding penicillin-binding protein 1A, which produces MKRFFVFLMTCLFTLALIGSVIGYLIFSYYTQDLPDYKQLETYDPPIVTRLYANDGRLFHEYAKEKRVFLPIAQIPQHIINTFLAAEDKNFYNHQGIDASSILRAFLSNIRNFLQGKRPQGASTITQQVAKNFLVGNEMSLARKIKEAILAFRLEKTFSKEKILELYLNEIYLGGAYGIGAASVHYFNKSLDELSIPEAAYLAALPKAPNSYHPIKHAEKAIARRNWVIDRMVENGIITFAQGEQAKKEPLSTNFHNTESGIVTADFFAEEVRRDIVSRFGLNELYKGGLTVKTTLDPKLQSIADEVLRKAFITYDRRYGWRGPFANISIENWQDALKNFKRPRGLSPFQLAVVLETTKESVLIGLKDGTTGKIPLKELLWARPHLITKEGHPYVGPLVKKPSDVLKIGDIIAVSPLGDNLFSLQQIPEVGGALVAMDPHTGKVLAMIGGYSFEKSEFNRATQALRQPGSTFKVFAYLSGLEKGLSSTTQIMDAPVEIDIGWGLGKWSPKNISKKFYGKVTLRRAFERSYNASTVQLAKVLGIQEIVNCAIRFGAYEHLAPQWAMVLGTGETTLLKLTTAFSTIANGGKKVTPVFIERIQDRRGKTIYKSDTRSLLPSLPDQVIPSLLEDLRVRVADEATIYQIISLLEGTVERGTGKRAKVEGYSIAGKSGTSSDFRDAWFIGFTPNLVVGIFMGFDSGKSLGNHEEGGKLAAPIFGDFMKQALKGQPSIPFKRPSGLKFKRVNLDTGEPTSLKDKNAIVEGFKPGTDAIDAQTSSIAIGQPGYKLPSASSDITFFNAIENLLTDKKEEKTLDENMQMDQDIQKQLPQEEEIALPENFLEETSSEEEEDVPMSPTNSSETPYTIIPLDPIPPLPPSSSEKKSETLGTGTGGLF; this is translated from the coding sequence ATGAAACGTTTTTTTGTTTTTCTAATGACATGTCTTTTTACGCTTGCTCTCATCGGAAGTGTCATTGGGTATCTTATTTTTTCTTATTATACGCAAGACTTGCCAGATTATAAACAACTCGAAACCTATGATCCTCCCATTGTAACACGACTCTACGCAAATGATGGCCGGCTTTTTCATGAATATGCAAAAGAAAAACGTGTTTTTCTTCCCATTGCACAAATTCCTCAACATATTATTAACACATTCCTTGCCGCTGAAGATAAGAATTTTTATAATCATCAGGGAATCGATGCTTCAAGCATTCTCCGCGCCTTTTTAAGTAATATTCGGAACTTTCTTCAAGGAAAAAGACCTCAAGGGGCCTCAACAATAACACAGCAAGTTGCTAAAAACTTTCTTGTGGGAAATGAAATGTCTCTTGCACGAAAAATTAAAGAAGCCATTCTCGCCTTTCGTCTTGAAAAAACATTTTCTAAAGAAAAGATCTTAGAACTCTACCTAAATGAAATATATCTCGGGGGCGCCTATGGAATCGGGGCTGCCTCCGTCCATTACTTTAACAAATCCCTTGACGAGCTCAGCATTCCAGAAGCCGCTTATCTTGCGGCTCTCCCAAAAGCACCAAATAGCTACCATCCCATAAAACATGCTGAAAAAGCAATTGCACGACGTAATTGGGTCATTGACCGCATGGTTGAAAATGGAATTATTACATTTGCGCAAGGTGAACAGGCAAAAAAAGAGCCTTTAAGTACAAATTTTCATAATACGGAATCAGGCATTGTCACGGCAGATTTTTTTGCAGAAGAAGTCCGTCGAGATATTGTGAGTCGTTTTGGTCTTAATGAGCTTTATAAAGGTGGTCTGACCGTTAAGACAACATTAGATCCAAAACTTCAATCCATTGCAGATGAGGTCTTAAGAAAAGCCTTTATTACATACGATCGAAGATATGGATGGCGCGGTCCGTTTGCAAATATATCCATTGAGAATTGGCAAGATGCTTTAAAAAATTTTAAACGGCCCCGCGGTCTTTCTCCTTTTCAGCTTGCGGTTGTTCTTGAAACCACAAAAGAAAGCGTTCTTATTGGCCTTAAAGACGGCACAACAGGAAAAATTCCGTTAAAAGAACTTTTGTGGGCACGCCCCCATCTTATAACAAAAGAAGGCCATCCCTATGTGGGCCCTCTTGTTAAAAAGCCCTCAGATGTCTTAAAAATTGGAGATATTATTGCCGTCTCTCCTCTTGGAGACAACCTGTTTTCACTTCAGCAAATTCCAGAAGTTGGTGGTGCTCTTGTTGCCATGGACCCTCATACGGGAAAAGTTCTTGCCATGATTGGAGGATATAGTTTTGAGAAGAGTGAATTTAACCGAGCCACACAAGCCCTCCGACAACCTGGATCTACCTTTAAAGTATTTGCATATCTTTCAGGCCTTGAAAAAGGATTAAGCTCAACAACCCAGATTATGGATGCACCCGTTGAAATTGATATTGGCTGGGGCCTTGGAAAATGGAGTCCAAAAAATATTTCTAAGAAATTCTATGGTAAGGTAACTCTTAGGCGTGCTTTTGAGCGTTCTTACAATGCTTCTACAGTACAACTTGCAAAAGTCTTAGGCATTCAAGAAATTGTTAATTGTGCTATTCGGTTTGGAGCCTATGAACATCTTGCTCCCCAATGGGCTATGGTTCTTGGAACAGGAGAAACAACACTTTTAAAGCTTACAACCGCTTTTAGTACGATCGCCAATGGCGGAAAGAAAGTGACACCCGTTTTCATTGAGCGTATCCAGGACCGTCGTGGAAAAACAATTTATAAATCAGACACACGATCTCTTCTTCCCTCTCTTCCAGATCAGGTTATTCCATCTCTTTTAGAAGATCTTCGTGTAAGAGTTGCAGATGAAGCTACAATTTATCAAATTATTTCACTTTTAGAAGGCACGGTTGAAAGGGGAACGGGAAAACGCGCAAAAGTTGAAGGATATTCCATTGCTGGAAAATCTGGAACCTCGAGTGATTTTAGAGATGCTTGGTTTATCGGATTTACGCCCAATCTTGTGGTTGGGATATTTATGGGTTTTGATTCTGGAAAAAGTCTTGGAAATCATGAAGAAGGCGGAAAACTTGCCGCGCCTATTTTTGGAGATTTCATGAAACAAGCCTTAAAAGGGCAACCTTCAATCCCTTTTAAACGACCTTCTGGCTTAAAATTCAAAAGGGTGAATCTCGATACAGGCGAACCCACTTCTCTTAAGGACAAAAATGCAATTGTGGAGGGATTTAAGCCTGGTACCGATGCTATTGACGCACAAACGTCATCAATTGCAATTGGACAGCCTGGATATAAACTTCCTTCTGCATCCTCAGATATTACCTTTTTTAATGCCATCGAAAATCTTCTAACGGATAAAAAAGAAGAAAAAACATTAGATGAGAATATGCAAATGGATCAGGATATACAAAAGCAACTCCCTCAAGAAGAGGAAATTGCTTTACCTGAAAATTTCCTCGAAGAAACTTCCTCTGAGGAAGAAGAAGATGTTCCAATGAGTCCCACAAATTCTTCTGAAACGCCTTACACAATAATTCCTCTTGATCCTATTCCCCCCCTACCCCCTTCCTCTTCAGAAAAAAAATCTGAAACCCTCGGAACGGGCACAGGAGGGCTTTTCTAA
- the prfB gene encoding peptide chain release factor 2 (programmed frameshift), giving the protein MKAETETSLSHIKHSLSLLRRYLSWEKSTERLKEIEALILDDKFWDDPHKAQSLMKEKTTLETKLKEYNTLTQLLEDALTLHELAEEGKDDESLLEAETLIKDLEKQTRRSQLDSLLSGEADHYAAFLEIHAGAGGTEAQDWTQILLRMYIRWAESRNFKWELIEESPGEEAGLKSATLKIKGDKAYGWLKTESGVHRLVRISPFDSNARRHTSFASVWVYPEIDDDITIDIEEKDIRIDTYRASGAGGQHVNKTESAIRITHFPTGIVVQCQSDRSQHRNKATAFKMLKSRLYERELQLKESANKNIEKSEIGWGHQIRSYVLQPYQMVKDLRTNVEVGNAPAVLDGDIDIFLESSLAGRIGE; this is encoded by the exons ATGAAAGCTGAAACTGAAACATCCCTTTCCCATATAAAACATTCACTTTCTCTCCTTCGGAGGTATCTT AGCTGGGAAAAATCAACAGAACGGCTTAAAGAAATCGAAGCTTTGATTTTAGATGATAAATTTTGGGACGATCCCCATAAAGCTCAAAGCCTGATGAAAGAAAAAACAACCCTCGAGACAAAATTAAAAGAATATAATACTTTAACACAATTGCTTGAAGACGCTTTGACCCTTCATGAACTTGCAGAAGAGGGCAAGGATGATGAAAGCCTTCTTGAAGCCGAAACACTCATCAAGGATCTTGAAAAACAAACCCGTCGATCTCAATTGGATAGTCTTCTTTCCGGTGAAGCAGACCATTATGCTGCCTTTCTTGAAATCCATGCAGGTGCAGGTGGAACAGAAGCTCAAGATTGGACCCAAATTCTTTTACGAATGTATATTAGATGGGCAGAATCACGGAATTTTAAATGGGAGCTTATTGAAGAAAGTCCTGGTGAAGAAGCTGGACTTAAATCTGCAACCCTTAAAATTAAAGGGGACAAAGCCTATGGGTGGCTTAAAACAGAAAGTGGTGTTCACCGCTTGGTTCGTATTTCTCCTTTTGATTCGAATGCACGTCGCCACACAAGCTTTGCGTCTGTTTGGGTTTATCCTGAGATAGATGATGATATCACCATTGATATCGAAGAAAAAGATATCCGGATTGATACCTATCGTGCCTCTGGAGCCGGCGGACAGCATGTTAATAAGACAGAAAGCGCCATTCGTATTACCCACTTTCCAACAGGCATTGTTGTCCAATGTCAAAGTGATCGATCTCAACATCGAAACAAAGCAACAGCTTTTAAAATGTTAAAATCACGTCTTTATGAACGCGAGCTTCAATTAAAAGAATCCGCCAACAAAAACATAGAAAAATCTGAAATCGGATGGGGACATCAAATAAGGTCCTATGTTCTTCAACCCTATCAAATGGTGAAGGATCTCAGAACCAATGTTGAAGTCGGAAATGCGCCTGCTGTTTTAGATGGAGATATTGACATTTTCCTTGAATCAAGCCTTGCGGGACGTATCGGTGAATAA